DNA sequence from the Sardina pilchardus chromosome 23, fSarPil1.1, whole genome shotgun sequence genome:
aaagagaaacagtGAATTTGTCAGCGTGAGCACTGCCTTTGTCTCCATCACAGGGTCAGGATGTCCGAAAGCAAATGTGGGTCAGTATAGAGGACTCCTGTCCCTTTCCATCTCAGTGCACCtccgagagagacagacagagagggagcgaccTGGATGGAAGTGTTAGGAAGACAAGCACAGGGGCactgagagacagaagagacaaaagatacagacagaaagaagagaaatacattaacacacgcacgcacgcacgcacgcacgcacgcacgcacgcacgcacgcacgcatgcacgcgcgcgcgcacacgcacacacacacacacacacacacacatacacacacacacacacatacagtaaggtaAGGGTGGCCATGATGTATCTTCATTTAAAGctccatcacacacattcacaggagcgcccacacacacacacgcatacgtgcgcgcgcgcacacacacacacacacacacactgatcctacaaatgacaaatgactgTGTATATTATGGCTACAGATGCCATACCTCTTGTATGATTATTGGTCTGTAGATAAGAATGATATTTCTTCAAATCCATATGGCTCCTGTTGTTTTATCTCCTCAGGGTCATTTATATTTCGTTGGTGGCCTGGGAGATATATGTGACCCTTAACAGAAACACATTACTCAAGATGTGAAAGTCACTGatcgggagagagggagagagagagagagagagagagagagagagagagagagagactgagacttAAAATGTGTAAACATTCACTGGGATCGTTGCCATGAATTGCCTCGGTGGGAAAACTTAATGCAGAAATCTCTTTAGCTCGACCTTGTGACAGGAAGCATTTCATTTATCACGAAGACCTCCACAACAGCAGATGAATTGTGTTTGCATAATTCATAAAATAAGGTTTAAATCAAATATGAGATGTTAGAATACCGGACATGTGAGCAAAAACATAATCAGCAACACTTGGGCGTAGGCTATAGCTTGTGGTGGCAGTTCTGAATGTATGTGCACACAGTGATTGACACTTAAGAAGGCAAATGGAAATCATTTCAGCTCATTCAACATCAATCCATGAATCCATCCATCAGAAGTGACATGtaggtaaatatatttttgtaaGAAAGCTTTAAATGAAACATGCCATTAATCAACGGTGACACGCAGAGAGGACAAACCAGTAGAGTAATTACCTGTCCACAGAtggcagtcacacactcacagcatcacacacacacacacacacacacacacacacacagtttagctGTGCATCAGGTCAGgtaacaacaaacaccaaagCCACTCACATCTTCAACAAACAATGCAGCTCAGTAATTGAGTGACATCAGGTGTCCCCTTTCAGCTTTGACTTGGTCTACCTTGAGTGACAACCATCTTAGGTGTGCTAAAACAAAATCATGGGTGTCCACTATCAAATTAAGACCcacaagtacacacatacaccaataaCATACaccatagacatacacatattatgaatacacacgcacatatactgtacatatctctCTGAAGAGATGGTAGCGCTATCTTAACAAGGGGCGGCTGACTGGAAAATTCCACTCGAATGCTGCTGGGTGACTCAATTTGATTCTTTCttggaaaagagagggattcCACTGCTGCAAGTAAACACCGAAGGAGTAGGAACAACACTTACGTAACCAATGACAGCTAGTCTATGTGGCCCACTTCATGGACTAGTAGCCTAAGGCCCCGTTACACAACCATCATGCATTCAGCCCACAGGCAATTCAGTAGAGATTACTAAATAAAGGGCATGTGCCACCACTGTGTGTAATGCtgaattttctttttaaaaagatcACATATTTACCAGCATTATATAGTGGGAcatatgttttgtttatttgtgtctaATTCAATGAATTAGAATGAACAATCATGTAGTCAGAAGACAGACTGTAGCCTACAGAGGACTGGACATACTGTTAAATTATGCTGCATTGCAATTCTAAATGGATGGATTATCGTTTATCATTTAGGAGAAGCATGTGTTTCAATATGGTGagaaatggtaggctatatgaGCTTTACATAAAACGCATTTGTTCATAGACTGCCATTaccatttctgtcatttctgttgtGTGTTCTCACAACCAGTGTGTTTGGCAAGACTTTGTGTGGTTTCATGTGAATAAATATCACTATATGTGACCGAAACGCGTCGGCTGGTCCAAAGTTTAATAAAGGTACTTTTACTAATATATCGGAGTGCCTCagatctcttctctctttttttggcaAATACCACTTTAATTGGAAACATTCACATCATCTCTAGACCTCACTAAGCTCTATCAAAGGGCCATGCATGCTCATAACCTCCCTGGGTAATTTTCTCAGAACATAATTCATTCATCATCCTAGACTCATCTCATAAAGTCATGCTGCGCTCATATGAATTCATTCATCATAGACATTCCACCTCTCCAAATGTTGATTCTGTTAGTGGCTTCTGGAATCAGCTTAACATTCCGGACTAAAAAGTCTGATGAAAAGGCGTCACTGACCATAAACCCACCATCGTTGAGGAGTCTATCCACATTCGCAATGCTTCCTAAAGGTGAAGAAGTGACCATAAACACAATAGCACCAGTGGAGTTCCTGCAACCTCACTGGCAGTTTATCACGTCCAACCACAGGTCCAATTTCCCATCATGCTTTGCAGAAAATTAACCCTGCGTTATCTCACTCACCCTATGGTCCACATCCGTCTTCGGAAAAGGGCCCAGAACACTCCTACCACCGGCAAACGGAAACGGAGCGCACAGTCCATTAACGGAATCTGTGAAATATTGATCATTCCTGACATAGTGTTAATTGGAAGGGGGTGAGTTTGCTATCTCTCCAGCAACATGTGTAGACCATCCAAGGGCATGTGCTGGAACCTCTTCTATAAAGACCTACCCCTGAGGATGGGACTGTGATGTGGCCCCACACTGTCTGTCCAAGAAAAACGCATTGGTTTGGTGTTAGATTGTTTGGTTACACTTCACTTGAAAGTATCTACAtgagaatgacatgacacagtcATGAACGTGTCATCAACataataaacaagtcataaatgtttatgacattacgtttctgtcattaagtgtcattcggtttttgtcaggacaagttaggattagggttagggttcatgtctCATAACAGTGCCATGTGTATTTAGAAACTTGTATGTAGATAGCTTCTGGTAGTGGTACCAATTGTTAGATACAGTATTAACTATAGACAACAGCAGAGTTGCTACCTCAAACACATACAATTACAATTCCTGTATCATAATTTGCCGGTGATATGCTCCAGAAAATGTCTCAGCTTGCAAAGACCTTAGTCAGCCCACCAGACAGAGCAGGCagtacaaatatacagtatcataTGGCAAAAACATGAACAATATGCCAACATCTCCTGACGAAGAAAGAACATTTCCTCACGTCAAGTATTTGACTAAAGCTGTGGCAACTGAGAAACTGCTTGGACAGATGTGAGAGGCAAAGCTCGGGCCGACCTGCAGAAAAAGAGGAATTTCAGTCATCGTGGACGTGCTCACGCATGTGCATGGATACCTCATGGGTAAGAAGCTTAGCTGAAAATTCACATCAGTTTTGTCAATATTTCAGAATAAAACGACAATATCTGTGAGAATAACATATTTTGAGGCGAGCCCAGAAAGAGAAACTGTGTCTGTGGGTACGGAGAGAGACTGAAGGAAAATCTGtgcgtgtcagagagagaaattgagaaaaAGACAAGAGAGTGGGAGTGGTTGAGCCTGACTGAGAGCCTGTGCAGCTGACTAGAGTCTTTCACATCAGATTGTCGTCAGAGCCACCAGCATGGGGTAAAACTCCTCTGACTAGAAATCAgcttgagggggaaaaaaaaggagggaTGGAAAAATCCCTGCAGAGGAAAAACACGACAGAGAAACAAACTGAGCGAGAACGAGAGAGTTACGAAAAGCACAAGTATGAGGTCATTGTCTGCCACCAAGTGGACTCTCAGGCAGAGAAGTGACACAAAAAAGACTGGACTGAACTCAAACGAATGGAAAAGGGATGCAAGACACATTTGTTTGCCAAAACAAAACACGTGCAATTTGAATGTGTTCAATCATCCAAATGCTGGTATTACGCATTTATAGAATACTGTTTTAACAAAATCAAGGTTGATTATGACCAGTGCTAACCTGTATTAAATAGCAGGAAATGAATGAATCTTGTATATACATAAGACTAAAGACAGAGGACCCTGGATGCAGGACTGAGCCATTTTAAACTGCACGTCTCCTTGTACAGTTTGACCTTGACTGATGGCTATTTACCAGTGTCTGTCTCAAGCATTCGAAAACACAGCATTCAGACTACGCTACACACGGTGTCCAAGAAATACAATGGCAGCTGCACTGTGATGGAAGCCATGCatgccagtaaaaaaaaaaaacaggattgGATTGACAGCCTGAAGCTGCGAATTTATGTAGTTTTCAGAATATGCAAGAGGCAATTATGGAGGCAAACAAGCCAGTAAGCGAGTGAGACTGTTGGAGGGTGGGGGGCGGTGGTGGGACAATGTCCTCAGAGAAAATGCAACCAATTATGAGGTGAAGGCGCTCAACCACGTCGCTTGAATTTTAAAGACGCCTCCGTTTTGTGGAGCCACAGAACCCCCTACTGTGCATCTGTGGTAACTGCAAGCCTGACTTAAAGCCATGGTTAACAATGCATACATGCCTCCCAAAATACTCCTAATTCACCATGACATGGTGTAATTATTAGGCACCAGTGTTGAAGGACGAGGAGCCCACCTATGACTGACTTGGGGACAAGGTGCACATGATAAACAATAACATATGAACATCGTAGTGAACACAACCAAATAGCTGTTGGGGCTGTGTCACCTCGGGATACAAACAAATAACCAGTTGTCCTAATGATGGGTATACGTCAATTTTATTGTTATTCAAAATAAGATACATAAGATGCACTCTGctgaacacaatcacacaaggGGAGAAAAAGATAAAAATAACTGTTGTCAAAACTAGAAAGCAAGTATGAGTGCTTCGCATGGGAATTATTCCTCGAAAGTATAGGAACACATTAttagagaaaacaaaaacaaaaaaaacatttaaaaatggcACTTGCTGTTTTCTTTCAATATGGAATAGCTAACCTAACCATGAGGTTGAAGCATGAGGTTGAAGTGGGAAACGACAAGACCATGATcggaagacagagggagagtggggagcCTGTGGACCCAGAGGTGCCACTCTGGCTGACCACTCGCCACTTGGGTCAACCTGGCATCAGTTTATTCTTTGTCACCTGGCAACCAAGACCATTCAAAAAGAACGAACACACTGAACTGGCTCATCATCCTGCCTATGGTGGTGTAGGACATGAACCTGGACAGAGGGGAGTAGGCATCTAACAGGGAGGTACAACGAAAACACAAAACAGTTAAATGGGAAAAACACAAGGAAACACGGAACTCATCAACCATCTTGAAATCCAAAAGGGGACCTGGCTTCATTGCCAGAGTGCTCAAAATAATGAGATGACAATATGCCATAGAGATGAgagaaccccccccacccattcCATGACCCAATGGGCAAATCAGTCTTTTCTTAAAATGAGTTCCCACCACATGCCTGACGAACGGTAGGATGTAGGCTGAAGCTTTTGACTTGTTTTGGGAGTACAGAAACCGGTTCCAGCACAATAACATACATCTAAAAAGTTTTTTTCGCACAGGGAAAGGATTCAAATAAATTTCAAGTCTGTTAAAGGCTGTCTTGCAACCACAGAAAACGCATCTACCTTCCTCACTGTGCCTTATCAAGTAAAACAAAAGTGGACTGACATAGAACTTCTTTGAAGATTGAAATTCTTCTTTAAAGATACAGTACATTGGGGTGTGATGCTTTTCAtcagatacaaaaaaaaaaaaaaaaaaaaaaaaaaaattgtggctCTGTCACACAGATGTACTCTGGCTAATCAAAACGCTTTGGCCTGTCAACGTCCACAAGGGTGGAGTCACGTTCTAGAAGAGGTGGATATTGGGCAAAGGCCTTTTCTTATGGGTCTTTCTATTGATGTTTTATGGTGAAGATGTGGACAGGGTTAGACAGCATTGAAAGCCCTCCTTGGAATAGCGAGAACACATCTCTCTGTATACAGGAAGGCAAATGTCTActgtacagtaaaaaaaaaaaaggaaactgaAAGGGCATCACTTTTGTTTTTACGAGCCATTTTCACTTTTGACTTGCTTGGCTGCCGGTTCTTCAGCCTTTTTTCCATTTGACTCCAGTGCTCTCTTCTTTGGGCTGGTGTGCTCTGCAGCGGGAGAACACAAAGAACAATACGAGTCAACACTTTACTCAGAAATGTCCACTGACGGACTTTAATGGTGCTATGTTGAAAGTCCAGTCCTTACAATTACATCGCCTTCACCAATCCCAACCCGTACTCTTAACCATTTATTATGGTATTTTGTTACTAGACAACTTAAATATGATCCAATATGAAAGCTATTTGCTTCTTTCAAGTATCCAGTTCAGTTTTTTTCCAATCTATCCGAGATGGGCTGTCATGATTCCCCAAATTCTAAAACGATGTGATTTAATGCGTTAATTCTACCTTTGATTTCAGAGATCGTGATAACATTTCTATCGATATTTGACTTACAATCAAAATTGACACCCTTATACATGAATTAATCAAATACATTTATCCAACAGGTTAGATAACTCGGTTTTAAAATCTCTTCatggacataaataaataaaatatttgtcAACGAAAATGCTGTTAACTGGTAAAAACAAGTGAAAAAAGGACCCTCTAAATTGTGACCGCTTGAATCATGGAGACACTTACTGTGGTCACCACCATCCTCGTCATCACTGTCGAATTTGGTCTTCTTGCCCTGAGAATGATGGTTTCTTCCTCCTCGGTCCCAGCCGCCTCGGCCGCCTCGGCCTCTGCCTCTACCACCCCTGTGACCacctggagggagaggagggcggGGAGATGAGCTTGGGCCCAACTGAGGGACTGGAATCCcaaactaacaaaaaaaaaaccgcaGCTACGCGGTTGCCACTGGTGTCTAATCAATGGGTCAACGGTACGTTTCTGGTCTTGGTCAAATATTCAATTACACATATGAAACATTCCAGGTTTACCACTGGATTTTACGACTGCAATGTCTTGATGGTACAGTATACTGAGTTGAAGATGAATGTAAAATGATTCCTCATCATCATTTAGACTTGGATGTGCAATACTtccaaagaaaaataatagcaTTATCTACATAATCAAAGATAATAAGCAAACGCCTTTAAGACAATGCCCAATTGCCTCGTCTATTTTTGGTAGCAGTCAAGTGGATATTCAAGTATTTTCCTTTACATTTGTTTTCAGAGAGCATCTTGGGTAATCCCAGACACATCGGTGTTTACAAATGTATTCAAGGTGTACAGCTGCTGCCCACTTGTGTTTAGGTTCCAGTTCTACCAACGTTACATTTGTTAGAACTCACATTATACTCCCAAAACACAGCATGCAACTACACTACAAAAGATATGCAGTCAAATGCATGTCAGACCACCTCAGCAAGTGGTGGTTTGAGAGATCGGATCACAAAGTGTCTGGGTGATTGTTTACAAATTTAGAAATTACCACTTGAGATCGGCTCAACCAAAAACAAATGTAACCGGGGTCATAGTGTCACAGTGTTGAAGTACCTCGGCTTCTGCGTTTGTTTATCGACTCCTGTTGGTCTTCGATGATCTTCTTCAGTGTGTCCATCTCCACGTCGCCCTCCAACACCTCCCACTCCACGTCCTTGTCCTTCATCTGCAGCTTGCCCCCTTTCGCTGCCGTGGCCTTCTCCAGGGCGTCTTTGGCCTTGGACCTGAACAGAATGACGCCCTAAggaaaacacaagcaaacattaCACTAGTGCAAGATACTACGAGAGCTCTCAACAGTCAGGGAAAATCACCCTACATTCCTTCCTTACGTCAAGAAGTACAGCTTGCTGTACTAACCATCACACATTCACTACTCACAAAACAGTCAGGGATATTCGGCCTCGGGTGAAATATGTTGACCTTTGTTTCGATAAATTGTTTGAGATGAAGACATCACCATTACATGCTTCACCTTAAATGCCCTACTTTCATGATACAATACCACTGTTATCTAGAGCTTATTACATTTTCCATAAATTTaacccgaaagccagatatccttAACTTTTTATGGAGTAGTGTAACTGACTAACTAAGTGGGCCAAGTTGTGCAGTGAACAAGTAAATAAACCCACAGCAGAAGTGACAGCAGTTGTCGAGTATGTACATGACTAGACTCTGCAGAGTAACATTTAAAGCCAGTTTATCACCCCGAGGAAACTGACCAGTTAGGCCCTCTGACCTCACCTCTTTAGCCCCCCTGGCGAAGTCAATCCACTTGATCTCGGCGTGGCCGGCGAACAGATCGTGGAAGTCCTCCCGAGACGTCTGACCCAGGTCGCCCTTAAAACGGAGCAGGCAGCCTTTTTGCTCCTCCAAGGATTTCTAAGCCAGTCAGAACAGGAAGGTAAgaaagtgtctctctctcacacacacacacacacacacacacacacacacacacacacacacacacagagatacacacacagacacacacactaacctgtgCATGGATCAATCCTAGTGTaaataccccccctcccccactcaatggaaatgaaaattgaagTTCACATTTAATCCAAGACCAGGTTTACTGTACAGCCCAATGTGTACCCTGcagtctgaaaaacaaacacaaaaacctcactcaccagctcctcctcttctgcttgTTTCTGTTGCTCTTCCTTGTCACTGAAGGCAAAAGGAATACAGGTTAACGCCATATAATTACTATCGAGGGATCAAAGCAATCCCAAAGCGTTCAAGGTGAAGGACAAACTCACGTCTTGGCTTTGGCCTTGGcctccactctgccctgctTCCTCTCCTCAGATTTCTTGTTGAAGTACTCCTCTCTGAAACACAGCGCAACACAGGTAAGTACCACGCAGGGTTTTTGAACATTCAAAAACATAGGTAAGCCAAATTTCACAGAAAATACATAGGAAAACCAGAACCCCAGATTTTCTAGAAAAGTAAGTAAATATGAGTTGCAAAGTTTAGATCACTTATCAGTTTCCCACTGATCTCATTTGTAGTTCACACTGTGCTATATCTGCACCAttgaggggggaaaaatgcATTTAACACTTTTTGAGGCCTAAACTTCTAATAATAAAATGTTAGACTTTAACAACCAGTGGAAACCCTGTTTCACGTAAGACTGCTAACAATATTTATAGGAACCAAATTGATGACCAATGACTCTTTGCTATTAAATATCTATCTAAAAGATAAGTGGTAGACAACAGATGAATAAGGGGATAGCGTACTTCATGAGGACGATCAAGTCATTGTCTTTGAACTTCCTGACATCGTCGCGGGCAACAAACTGCTTGGCGGACTCTTCTGTTTCCATGACCATGAAGATGGAGCCCTAAGGAGACAAACTAGTGAGCTTTGCATGACACTCCTCTGAGACACAACAAGTAACTGGCATCCTGTAGAAGACGCCCAGAGTAAAGATGAGGCAGTCAACTCTCAAACTTGCTAACAATACAAGGATCTTTGTGCCGTCACTATTTCCAGGCAGGCAATAAGCCAAAAGAGGTTGACGACAAGAAAGTAAGGCCTTCACAAAAATCTTACTTTGAAAGTCTTCAAGGGTCCTTTCCTCATGTGGATGTTCTCAATTGTGCCTTTGGCACTTAACCAATCCTTGATATCATCCAGGGTGGTATCCAAAGGAAACCCTTTCTGTAAGGACAGACATAACAAATGAATATATGAAAAAGATCTCAAAATATCATCCAGGGTGGTATCCAAAGGAAACCCTTTCTGTAAGGACAGACATAACAAATGAATATATGAAAAAGATCTCAAAATATCATCCAGGGTGGTATCCAAAGGAAACCCTTTCTGTAAGGACAGACATAACAAATGAATATATGAAAAAGATCTCAAAAGCTCCATCTAAAGAGCGCACTCACCCTCCAGACAATTGCATTACcttatcccacccatagcatctatttatttgtaaatgtacatactgcaTTTACTCTTACACACAGCCTTACTGCCTTTATTCTATTCTTACTGCTTTcctatgttattgttgagtgttgcacTTGAgggcaaagattaaccggagtcaaattccttgtttgtttacacaaacctgtccaataaagctgattctggtATGACCCACACAAACTGAGCAtgcttatgtactgtataatccACAATAGCACTCGTAAACAGTCCTATAAGAAAACGAAAGCAGTCAGGTGACTGCAGAGCCTGGTCACTGTCACACAATATTAACTGAAGTGAAACCACATTGCAGTATCTGCATTCTGAATCAGATGAAGAATAACATGTAAGTGGGCCAAGATAGGGTGACCCTTCACCTTGTATACAATTAAGACGTACATTGGATCAGTAGTTTTtgggagcagacagacagacagacttgaCTCACAATGTAGACAGACTTGTGCTTGAGGGCATCTTTATACTCGTCATTCATCTCTGGGAGGGGCTTGCTGAGGCAGCGGCGGATTTTGGTTTTGTCTTCGCTGACTTCCAACAGACCCGTTTTGGATTTCCTCAAAGCTTCCACGATGACCGACTCCTCTGTTGT
Encoded proteins:
- the ssb gene encoding lupus La protein; translation: MAENQEQSPLEKKVADQIEYYFGDHNLVRDKFLKEQLQVDDGWVTLETMLKFNRLRTLTTEESVIVEALRKSKTGLLEVSEDKTKIRRCLSKPLPEMNDEYKDALKHKSVYIKGFPLDTTLDDIKDWLSAKGTIENIHMRKGPLKTFKGSIFMVMETEESAKQFVARDDVRKFKDNDLIVLMKEEYFNKKSEERKQGRVEAKAKAKTDKEEQQKQAEEEELKSLEEQKGCLLRFKGDLGQTSREDFHDLFAGHAEIKWIDFARGAKEGVILFRSKAKDALEKATAAKGGKLQMKDKDVEWEVLEGDVEMDTLKKIIEDQQESINKRRSRGGHRGGRGRGRGGRGGWDRGGRNHHSQGKKTKFDSDDEDGGDHKHTSPKKRALESNGKKAEEPAAKQVKSENGS